The Urbifossiella limnaea genome has a window encoding:
- a CDS encoding ExbD/TolR family protein, producing MASAPKALDVWYVTANTVYRGVPYQVVADWVREGRLGAADQLRPAGSGDRDWRTVGTWELFADYLPGSGTAPGAEGGEVELPEPVEPESHGRKVREAEDDEVDMIPLIDISMVLLVFFVIVSATGALSPVDVPDMKHAGTLTNDPNAITINIQKASEEDVYYALRVGKTAPRPEYARLGSPEDALKALDALLGEATQPPHVQVACEKALPSKRVVEMQLELKKRFDKRLIQSFDATVNEAPPG from the coding sequence GTGGCTAGCGCCCCGAAGGCCCTCGACGTGTGGTACGTGACGGCGAACACCGTCTACCGCGGCGTGCCGTACCAAGTCGTCGCCGACTGGGTCCGCGAGGGCCGGCTGGGCGCCGCCGACCAGCTCCGCCCCGCCGGCAGCGGCGACCGCGACTGGCGCACCGTCGGCACGTGGGAGCTGTTCGCCGACTACCTGCCGGGGTCGGGTACGGCCCCGGGCGCGGAGGGCGGCGAAGTCGAGCTGCCGGAGCCGGTCGAGCCCGAAAGCCACGGCCGGAAGGTCCGCGAGGCCGAGGACGACGAGGTGGACATGATCCCCCTCATCGACATCAGCATGGTGCTGCTCGTGTTTTTCGTCATCGTCTCGGCCACGGGCGCGCTCTCGCCGGTAGACGTGCCGGACATGAAGCACGCGGGCACACTGACCAACGACCCCAACGCCATCACGATCAACATCCAGAAGGCGTCCGAGGAGGACGTGTACTACGCGCTGCGGGTCGGCAAGACGGCCCCGCGGCCGGAGTACGCCCGGCTCGGCAGCCCCGAGGACGCGTTGAAGGCGCTCGACGCCCTGCTCGGCGAGGCGACGCAGCCGCCGCACGTGCAGGTGGCGTGCGAGAAGGCGCTGCCGAGCAAGCGCGTCGTCGAGATGCAACTGGAGCTGAAGAAGCGGTTCGACAAGCGGCTCATCCAGTCCTTCGACGCGACCGTGAACGAGGCACCCCCGGGATGA
- a CDS encoding MotA/TolQ/ExbB proton channel family protein, producing MKAVTDFFIGEWYFAAPLVIMSLIGAGLVIWRLLLNNTARTDLDDFLPDFQETLRKRGIAGATEMCREEKGLIPSRLFVAGLEASDQGAAAMRRSMAAETELEIVPRLNALLPTILAFAKIATMVGLLFTVISMINTFNAIGEAANKGGAKDIGGHSSKIGLALFATALGLFTAIPLVFSHVLFKAWIANFETKTKQAGSKLIALVTNFKKDPNLLAPPKKREDEEDARPARAPARGASRG from the coding sequence ATGAAAGCGGTTACCGACTTCTTCATCGGCGAGTGGTACTTCGCCGCCCCGCTGGTCATCATGTCGCTGATCGGCGCCGGCCTCGTGATCTGGCGGCTCCTCCTCAACAACACCGCCCGCACCGACCTCGACGACTTCCTCCCCGACTTTCAGGAGACGCTCCGCAAGCGCGGCATCGCCGGGGCCACCGAGATGTGCCGCGAGGAAAAGGGGCTGATTCCGAGCCGCCTGTTCGTCGCCGGGCTCGAAGCGTCGGACCAGGGTGCGGCGGCGATGCGGCGCAGCATGGCGGCCGAGACCGAGCTGGAAATCGTGCCCCGGCTCAACGCCCTCCTGCCGACCATCCTGGCGTTCGCCAAGATCGCCACGATGGTGGGGCTGCTGTTCACCGTCATCTCGATGATCAACACGTTCAACGCCATCGGCGAGGCGGCGAACAAGGGCGGCGCCAAGGACATCGGCGGGCACTCGTCGAAGATCGGCCTGGCGCTGTTCGCCACGGCGCTGGGGCTGTTCACCGCCATCCCACTGGTGTTCAGCCACGTGCTGTTCAAGGCGTGGATCGCCAACTTCGAGACGAAGACGAAGCAGGCCGGGTCGAAGCTCATCGCGCTGGTCACCAACTTCAAGAAGGACCCGAACCTCCTCGCCCCGCCGAAGAAGCGCGAGGACGAGGAGGACGCTCGGCCGGCCCGCGCCCCGGCCCGGGGGGCGAGCCGTGGCTAG
- a CDS encoding elongation factor G, whose product MAVKHLVENVRDIALVGHRAAGKSTLADALLFDAHAVERLGSVDDGTSVADADDEEHKHHFSIDTHVLHADHAGKHLNILDAPGSPDFIGAALEALAAVETAVVVVSAVNGIEPATRKMFHEATNLGLSRAVVVNKLDAEGVDLPTLVGQIQEAFGKNCVLFNVPDRTGPGMREVYCLLDPKTYIPPGCPVDVAEARSRLIEAVVESDEALLEKYLTEGQVTVAELEADITRALDAGTLIPIFCTAAKKDKGVRELLDALSRYGLSPSFARKRLDGLMVGANGSTHQLQPTEQEEFVAQVFKVVNDKFVGHLSFVRVLAGTLHHNHNVVNLRNGSTIRVGHLLEVQGKTTSQVQDAGPGDIVAIAKVEGLEIGDTIAHTAHAPKLPLPHFPTPMFGLAVEPKNRGDEQKISVGLHKIAEEDPTVKVSHDPQTHELVISGVSQLHLDIIRERLKARFNVEVNTKEPKIPYRETIHGEGAGDHKHKKQTGGRGQFAEVHIRTYPLSRDIKTQQDCEEQFANKSRFEKLRHVHYDPSCNFAFLDHIVGGTIPNNFLPAIEKGCKEMLERGVLAGYRIQDVAVEVHFGKYHDVDSSEAAFKTATRHAFRKAFLASRPALLEPVVKLEITVPGKYVGAVLGDLPTKRAHVENQDSLPGDMTVIYARAPLSEVTRYAAQLSGMTQGQGSYAMELSHYDLVPAAVQQQIVSKAKVAHDEDDE is encoded by the coding sequence ATGGCCGTCAAGCACCTGGTCGAGAACGTCCGCGACATTGCCCTCGTGGGGCACCGGGCCGCGGGCAAGTCCACCCTCGCCGACGCCCTCCTGTTCGACGCCCACGCCGTCGAGCGCCTGGGGAGCGTGGACGACGGCACCTCGGTCGCCGACGCCGACGACGAGGAGCACAAACACCACTTCAGCATCGACACCCACGTCCTCCACGCCGACCACGCCGGCAAACACCTCAACATCCTCGACGCCCCCGGCTCCCCCGACTTCATCGGCGCGGCGCTCGAAGCCCTGGCCGCGGTCGAGACCGCGGTGGTGGTCGTGTCCGCGGTCAACGGCATCGAGCCGGCCACGCGAAAGATGTTCCACGAGGCCACGAACCTCGGCCTGTCCCGGGCCGTCGTCGTCAACAAGCTCGACGCCGAGGGCGTGGACCTGCCGACGCTCGTCGGCCAGATTCAGGAGGCGTTCGGCAAGAACTGCGTGCTGTTCAACGTGCCCGACCGCACCGGCCCCGGGATGCGCGAGGTGTACTGCCTCCTCGACCCCAAGACGTACATCCCGCCCGGGTGCCCCGTCGACGTCGCGGAGGCCCGCAGCAGGCTGATCGAGGCCGTCGTCGAGAGCGACGAGGCGCTGCTGGAAAAGTACCTGACCGAGGGGCAGGTGACGGTCGCCGAGTTGGAGGCGGACATCACCCGAGCGCTTGACGCCGGCACGCTCATCCCGATCTTCTGCACCGCGGCGAAGAAGGACAAGGGCGTCCGCGAGTTGCTCGACGCGCTCTCCCGCTACGGCCTGTCGCCGAGCTTCGCCCGTAAGCGGCTCGACGGCCTCATGGTCGGCGCCAACGGGAGCACCCACCAGCTGCAGCCGACCGAGCAGGAGGAGTTCGTCGCGCAGGTGTTCAAGGTGGTGAACGACAAGTTCGTCGGGCACCTCAGCTTCGTCCGCGTCCTCGCCGGCACGCTGCACCACAACCACAACGTCGTCAACCTCCGCAACGGCTCGACAATCCGCGTCGGCCACCTGCTCGAAGTTCAAGGCAAGACGACGAGCCAGGTGCAGGACGCCGGCCCCGGCGACATCGTCGCCATCGCCAAGGTGGAGGGGCTCGAAATCGGCGACACCATCGCCCACACGGCGCACGCCCCGAAGCTGCCGCTGCCGCACTTCCCCACGCCGATGTTCGGCCTCGCGGTCGAGCCGAAGAACCGCGGCGACGAGCAGAAGATTTCCGTCGGCCTGCACAAGATCGCGGAGGAAGACCCGACGGTGAAGGTGAGCCACGACCCGCAGACGCACGAACTCGTCATCAGCGGCGTGAGCCAGCTCCACCTCGACATCATCCGCGAGCGGCTCAAGGCGCGGTTCAACGTGGAGGTGAACACGAAGGAGCCGAAGATCCCGTACCGCGAGACGATCCACGGCGAGGGGGCGGGCGACCACAAGCACAAGAAGCAGACCGGCGGCCGCGGCCAGTTCGCCGAGGTCCACATCCGCACGTACCCGCTGTCGCGCGACATCAAGACGCAGCAGGACTGCGAGGAGCAGTTCGCCAACAAGAGCCGGTTCGAGAAGCTGCGGCACGTCCACTACGACCCGAGCTGCAACTTCGCGTTCCTCGACCACATCGTCGGCGGCACGATCCCGAACAACTTCCTGCCGGCGATCGAGAAGGGCTGCAAGGAGATGCTCGAGCGCGGCGTGCTGGCTGGGTACCGCATCCAGGACGTGGCGGTGGAAGTTCACTTCGGGAAGTACCACGACGTGGACTCGTCGGAAGCGGCCTTCAAGACGGCAACCCGGCACGCGTTCCGCAAGGCGTTCCTGGCGTCGCGGCCAGCGCTGCTGGAGCCGGTGGTGAAGCTGGAGATCACCGTTCCCGGGAAGTACGTCGGGGCGGTGCTGGGCGACCTGCCGACGAAGCGGGCGCACGTGGAGAACCAGGACAGCCTGCCGGGCGACATGACGGTGATTTACGCCCGCGCCCCGCTGTCGGAGGTGACGCGGTACGCCGCCCAGCTGAGCGGCATGACTCAGGGCCAGGGCTCGTACGCGATGGAGCTGAGCCACTACGACCTGGTGCCGGCGGCGGTGCAGCAGCAGATCGTCAGCAAGGCGAAGGTGGCGCACGACGAGGACGACGAGTAA
- the hisA gene encoding 1-(5-phosphoribosyl)-5-[(5-phosphoribosylamino)methylideneamino]imidazole-4-carboxamide isomerase has translation MFLYPAIDLLGGRCVRLRQGDYSRETVFSDDPAAVARQWVSQGADRLHVVDLDGAKAGTPVNGEVIRRIVGAAGVPVQLGGGIRTDADLDAVFSWGIRWAVLGSKALKDPAWLLAAAHKHPGRIVLGLDAKDGYVATEGWLDVSRVKAVDLARRVQDAPLAAVVATDIATDGMMAGPNFAALAELKAAISLPVIASGGVSSADDVLRLAQAGLPGAIIGRALYEGAIDLGSVLQLVRATAVPDRRLL, from the coding sequence ATGTTCCTCTACCCCGCGATCGACCTGCTCGGCGGCCGCTGCGTCCGCCTCCGGCAGGGCGACTACTCGCGGGAAACCGTCTTCTCCGACGACCCAGCTGCGGTTGCCCGCCAGTGGGTGAGCCAGGGCGCAGACCGCCTTCACGTCGTCGATCTCGACGGCGCGAAGGCCGGCACGCCCGTCAACGGCGAGGTCATCCGCCGCATCGTGGGCGCCGCCGGTGTACCCGTTCAACTCGGCGGCGGCATCCGCACCGACGCCGACCTCGACGCCGTTTTTTCGTGGGGCATCCGCTGGGCCGTCCTCGGTTCGAAGGCCCTGAAGGACCCCGCGTGGCTCCTCGCCGCCGCCCACAAGCACCCCGGGCGAATCGTCCTGGGGTTGGACGCGAAGGACGGCTACGTCGCCACCGAGGGGTGGCTCGACGTGTCGCGCGTGAAGGCCGTGGACCTCGCCCGCCGGGTGCAAGACGCCCCGCTGGCCGCGGTCGTGGCCACCGACATCGCCACGGACGGCATGATGGCCGGCCCCAACTTCGCCGCGCTGGCGGAGCTGAAGGCGGCGATTTCCCTCCCCGTCATCGCCAGCGGGGGGGTCAGTTCGGCCGACGACGTGCTGCGGCTAGCTCAAGCGGGGCTGCCGGGGGCGATCATCGGCCGGGCGCTGTACGAAGGCGCGATCGATCTCGGGTCTGTTCTTCAACTGGTCCGCGCGACCGCCGTGCCCGACAGGCGACTCCTCTGA
- a CDS encoding carboxypeptidase-like regulatory domain-containing protein, whose amino-acid sequence MFRRVSCFALLFAVGCGTQPTFLLPDPAAPSPTSSEQRFDPARCGTITGRVTWGGASPDQPTFLYGVAAAGGNFVTKSLRGPYQPRIDPTSRGLAGVVVSLRGVDSAAARPWDHPPVRVEIADGAIRVIQGGVGRVGFVRRFAEVQFASGEPVYHILRGRGDDFFSLALPAADSPRVRKFEQPGRVELSSGTGLYWARADLFVSDHPYWTLTDDAGRFSLPQVPAGRVEVVAWHPNWRPARQDRDPETGLVSRMTYGPPLERTTPVGVTAGATSDLALSFE is encoded by the coding sequence GTGTTCCGCCGAGTGAGTTGCTTCGCCCTACTTTTTGCGGTCGGCTGCGGGACGCAACCGACGTTTCTTCTCCCCGACCCCGCGGCGCCGAGTCCGACGAGCTCCGAGCAGCGGTTCGATCCCGCACGCTGCGGCACGATCACCGGCCGGGTGACGTGGGGGGGCGCGTCGCCGGACCAGCCGACGTTCCTGTACGGCGTCGCAGCCGCCGGTGGGAACTTCGTGACGAAGTCATTGAGGGGTCCCTATCAGCCGCGAATCGATCCGACGTCGCGTGGCCTCGCGGGCGTCGTCGTCTCGCTGCGCGGGGTCGATTCAGCGGCAGCGCGGCCGTGGGACCATCCGCCGGTGCGGGTGGAAATCGCGGACGGCGCCATCCGCGTGATTCAGGGCGGCGTCGGCCGCGTCGGGTTCGTGCGGCGGTTCGCCGAGGTGCAGTTCGCGTCGGGCGAGCCGGTGTACCACATCCTCCGCGGCCGCGGCGACGACTTCTTCAGCCTGGCACTGCCGGCCGCCGACTCGCCGCGGGTGAGGAAGTTCGAGCAACCGGGCCGGGTCGAGCTGTCGAGCGGTACCGGGCTCTACTGGGCGCGGGCGGACCTGTTCGTGTCCGACCACCCGTACTGGACGCTCACCGACGACGCGGGTCGGTTCTCGCTGCCGCAGGTGCCGGCGGGGCGCGTCGAGGTGGTGGCGTGGCACCCCAACTGGCGGCCGGCCCGGCAGGACCGCGACCCGGAGACGGGGCTCGTCAGCCGGATGACCTACGGACCGCCGTTGGAGCGCACGACGCCCGTCGGCGTGACGGCGGGCGCGACGAGCGACCTCGCGTTATCATTCGAATAG
- a CDS encoding cupin domain-containing protein has product MPTATRGYLVRRAADAPTVPCPCGDSTRILTAADGAPLSLHVTSIRDAVRHYHRETTEVYYILSGTGKMELNGDWVDVEAGTVLWVEPGTRHRLVSKTGVTTVVVALPAFNPEDEFFD; this is encoded by the coding sequence ATGCCGACCGCGACCCGCGGCTACCTGGTTCGCCGCGCCGCCGACGCCCCGACGGTGCCGTGCCCGTGCGGCGACAGTACCCGCATCCTGACCGCCGCCGACGGGGCGCCTCTGTCGCTACACGTCACGTCGATCCGCGACGCGGTGCGGCACTACCACCGCGAGACGACCGAGGTGTACTACATCCTGTCGGGCACGGGCAAGATGGAGTTGAACGGCGACTGGGTGGACGTGGAAGCCGGCACGGTGCTGTGGGTCGAGCCCGGGACGAGGCACCGACTCGTGAGCAAGACGGGAGTGACAACCGTGGTCGTCGCGCTACCAGCGTTTAATCCTGAAGACGAGTTTTTCGACTGA
- a CDS encoding protein kinase domain-containing protein, giving the protein MTITPSIPIPPSRRLPAPLDQTPPPTILFGPPPPPAVFGSSRTGSSAFGDDPAAGPSMPEVGDVFVGFRLVEELGRGTFGRVFLAHQLDLASRPVALKVTLRPTREPERLARLQHLNVVPVYSVHAVGPMQLICMPLRGRRTLADVLKSHRGSSGGWSKKTRALRGSTTVTTKVRPQKTAPAPTPTPAADVPDDLVGNPVAVLRVLSQLAAGLDHAHGRGILHLDIKLGNVLLADTGEPMLLDFNLSTDATEASRELVGGTVQYMAPEQLLDLRTRGHGGVDARTDLYALGVVAFELLAGEPPFPGSSRALANFDSLMAARQAGPPDLRAANTAVTPAVDAIVRKLLAPDPADRYQTAADLKEDVDRQLADRPLRFARERSVAERARKWRRRNPRLLVGGVIAAVVLAAGGSASYAVQAADGRSTAEAHLKAQTTTELLHPLRIDLTTTDDPLAVARGMSRARVLLSDYGLADDPNWRERDTLRRLPHDRRAALTADLGEVALLYASARLAESRVEPGPDGDAVRNDAARFAHAATACFAEAPPALVRLLREFGLSAAEPGPPSTPRDHFLNAVEDFRAARTAEAAAALEDVTFADPTHAAAQFLLATCRDRLGQADAAVERYAVAAALLPRDLRTYRHWGRAELNAKRPDRALKVFDRSVRRMEGVEPGADFRDLRGSARLAVGDYPGAADDFTVAIRSGVRPVASFLGRAAARDASGDPAGAAADRRALASVTPVRAVDWLERGLAIEAHDPTGARRDFEKAVAGGAATPDAFRALLRSVLGHTNDAEAALHAAEEAVYRFPGRAEFHAARALALARLGRAAEARDAVAASAARQPTDLDSYRLAAALARSSNPADQTAALQWLRQAYLAGVRNVSRYESDNDLAALRETPEYREFRAAAVELMRK; this is encoded by the coding sequence GTGACGATTACGCCCAGCATTCCCATCCCGCCGTCTCGCCGGCTGCCGGCTCCGCTGGACCAGACGCCGCCTCCGACCATCCTGTTCGGCCCGCCCCCGCCTCCCGCCGTGTTCGGGTCCAGCAGGACCGGTAGCTCCGCGTTCGGCGACGACCCCGCCGCCGGCCCGTCGATGCCGGAGGTCGGCGACGTGTTCGTGGGCTTTCGGCTCGTCGAGGAGTTGGGCCGCGGCACGTTCGGGCGGGTGTTCCTCGCCCACCAACTCGACCTCGCCAGCCGCCCGGTTGCTCTGAAGGTCACGCTCCGTCCGACGCGCGAGCCGGAGCGGCTGGCCCGGCTTCAGCACCTGAACGTCGTGCCGGTCTACTCCGTTCACGCGGTCGGGCCGATGCAGCTGATCTGCATGCCGCTCCGCGGCCGGCGGACACTCGCCGACGTGTTGAAGTCGCACCGCGGTAGCTCCGGCGGGTGGAGCAAGAAGACCCGCGCCCTGCGCGGCTCCACGACCGTGACCACCAAGGTGCGGCCGCAGAAGACCGCACCGGCACCGACCCCGACGCCCGCCGCCGACGTACCGGACGACCTGGTCGGCAACCCGGTCGCGGTCCTGAGGGTGTTGTCTCAGCTCGCCGCCGGGCTCGACCACGCCCACGGCCGTGGCATCCTCCACCTCGACATCAAGCTGGGTAACGTGCTCCTCGCCGACACCGGCGAGCCGATGCTCCTCGACTTCAACCTCTCGACCGACGCCACCGAGGCGAGCCGCGAGCTGGTCGGCGGCACCGTGCAGTACATGGCCCCGGAGCAACTGCTCGACCTGCGCACCCGCGGGCACGGCGGGGTGGACGCGCGCACCGACCTGTACGCGCTCGGTGTGGTCGCGTTCGAGTTGCTCGCGGGCGAACCGCCGTTCCCAGGCTCGTCGCGCGCGCTGGCCAACTTCGACAGCCTGATGGCCGCCCGGCAGGCGGGGCCGCCCGACCTGCGCGCCGCGAACACCGCGGTGACGCCGGCGGTCGATGCGATCGTGAGGAAGTTGCTCGCCCCCGACCCGGCCGACCGGTACCAGACGGCCGCGGACCTGAAGGAGGACGTGGACCGACAGCTGGCCGACCGGCCGCTCCGGTTCGCGCGCGAGCGGTCCGTCGCGGAGCGGGCTCGGAAGTGGCGGCGGCGGAACCCCCGGCTCCTGGTCGGCGGCGTGATCGCTGCCGTGGTCCTGGCGGCCGGCGGAAGCGCCTCCTACGCCGTGCAGGCCGCCGACGGCCGCAGTACCGCCGAAGCCCACTTGAAGGCCCAGACCACGACCGAGTTGCTCCACCCACTGCGGATCGACCTGACGACGACGGACGACCCCCTGGCGGTCGCGCGCGGCATGAGCCGCGCTCGGGTACTGCTCTCCGACTACGGCCTCGCGGACGACCCGAACTGGCGGGAGCGCGACACACTACGCCGCCTCCCGCACGACCGACGTGCCGCCCTCACGGCCGACCTGGGTGAGGTGGCCCTGCTGTACGCCAGCGCCCGACTGGCCGAGTCGCGGGTGGAGCCCGGCCCCGACGGGGACGCCGTCCGCAACGACGCCGCTCGGTTCGCCCACGCCGCGACCGCGTGCTTCGCAGAGGCGCCGCCGGCCCTCGTGCGACTCCTCCGTGAGTTCGGGCTGAGCGCCGCCGAGCCCGGACCGCCGTCGACGCCGCGCGACCACTTCCTGAACGCCGTCGAGGACTTCCGGGCGGCCCGCACCGCGGAGGCTGCCGCGGCTCTGGAAGACGTGACGTTCGCCGACCCGACGCACGCCGCGGCCCAGTTCCTGCTCGCCACCTGCCGGGACCGCCTGGGCCAGGCGGACGCGGCCGTCGAACGGTACGCCGTCGCCGCGGCGCTCCTTCCCCGCGACCTCCGCACCTACCGCCACTGGGGGCGGGCCGAGTTGAACGCGAAACGGCCCGACCGCGCGCTGAAGGTGTTCGACCGAAGCGTGAGGCGGATGGAGGGCGTCGAGCCGGGGGCCGACTTCCGTGACCTGCGCGGTAGCGCCCGGCTCGCGGTCGGCGACTACCCGGGCGCCGCGGACGATTTCACGGTGGCGATCCGCAGCGGCGTTCGGCCGGTGGCGTCGTTCCTCGGCCGGGCCGCGGCCCGGGACGCCAGCGGCGACCCAGCCGGGGCTGCTGCCGACCGACGCGCACTGGCGTCGGTCACGCCCGTACGGGCGGTCGATTGGCTGGAACGGGGGTTGGCGATCGAGGCCCACGACCCCACCGGAGCGCGACGCGACTTTGAGAAGGCCGTCGCCGGAGGCGCCGCCACGCCGGACGCCTTCCGGGCGCTGTTGCGATCCGTGCTCGGTCACACGAACGACGCGGAGGCCGCGCTGCACGCCGCCGAGGAGGCCGTCTACCGCTTCCCCGGGCGTGCCGAATTCCACGCCGCCCGCGCGTTGGCGCTCGCCCGTCTCGGCCGGGCGGCCGAGGCTCGTGACGCCGTTGCCGCCTCGGCCGCGCGGCAACCCACGGACCTCGACTCGTACCGCCTCGCGGCCGCACTGGCTCGGTCGAGTAACCCGGCGGACCAGACCGCAGCCCTGCAGTGGCTCCGGCAGGCCTACCTGGCGGGCGTTCGAAACGTGTCGAGGTATGAGAGCGACAACGACCTGGCTGCGCTTCGCGAGACGCCCGAGTACCGCGAGTTTCGGGCAGCGGCTGTCGAGTTGATGCGAAAGTGA
- a CDS encoding TolC family protein: protein MRRAGWLLFLAATTPAVAQPPLPNPFGPPEATLPQSAGDLVPRNLYGALTPSAYPIDLPTVLKLAGANNPTVGIARARAQEAVARLDRSQLQWVPTLSFGPSFFYHEGIDQNRRGDIFDASRGYFALGVGPQWRFDLGEALYGPLVARRVVRAEEARSVAAANSVQYDAASAYLDLLEAHGLLAVNARTLFRAEQMLTAAEAGAKAGANKTVADVQRAATEVNIRRQEALVLRARAGAASARLARLLLLDPAVELRPFEVAVVPVILVPGENTLPQLIDAAVQARPEMTAVLAELEAATSLVQQAKMAPLLPRVQADFIGGGMQAGRGLVKPVPAGTTYGWSEFRGQYNASAALVWQLDALGAGNAATVRQRRAVFEAAQYRVAEVRAAVSAEVAESARTAAARYDALLAAQEAVREATEMGRKFREAAYGADGPKRQFDALEPLTGIQALNQARTQYLQTVIEFNRAQYRLFTALGQPAESSLGRGVAQPLTVPAVPPPPERGAVPVPKK, encoded by the coding sequence ATGCGTCGGGCCGGCTGGCTGCTCTTCCTCGCGGCCACGACACCCGCCGTCGCCCAGCCGCCGCTGCCGAACCCGTTCGGCCCGCCGGAGGCCACACTCCCGCAGAGCGCTGGCGACCTGGTGCCGAGGAACCTCTACGGTGCCCTCACACCCAGCGCCTACCCCATCGACTTGCCCACGGTGCTGAAGCTCGCCGGGGCCAACAACCCCACCGTCGGCATCGCCCGCGCCCGTGCCCAGGAAGCCGTCGCAAGGCTGGACCGCTCCCAGCTCCAGTGGGTTCCGACGCTCTCGTTCGGGCCGTCGTTCTTCTACCACGAGGGGATCGACCAGAACCGCCGCGGCGACATCTTCGACGCCTCGCGCGGGTACTTCGCCCTCGGCGTCGGGCCGCAGTGGCGGTTCGACCTGGGTGAGGCCCTCTACGGCCCGCTCGTCGCCCGCCGCGTCGTCCGGGCCGAGGAGGCGAGATCGGTCGCCGCGGCGAACAGCGTGCAGTACGACGCCGCGTCGGCGTACCTGGACTTGCTCGAAGCGCACGGCCTCCTCGCGGTGAACGCCCGAACGCTATTCCGTGCCGAACAGATGCTCACGGCCGCGGAAGCAGGCGCGAAGGCCGGCGCGAACAAGACCGTGGCAGACGTCCAGCGCGCCGCCACGGAGGTCAACATCCGCCGGCAGGAGGCGCTCGTGCTCCGCGCCCGCGCGGGGGCCGCGTCCGCGCGGCTCGCACGGTTGCTACTTCTCGACCCGGCCGTCGAGCTGCGGCCGTTCGAGGTCGCCGTCGTGCCCGTGATCCTGGTGCCGGGGGAAAACACGCTTCCGCAGCTGATCGACGCCGCCGTGCAGGCCAGGCCCGAAATGACGGCGGTGCTCGCCGAATTGGAGGCAGCCACGAGCCTCGTGCAGCAGGCGAAGATGGCCCCGCTCTTACCTCGTGTGCAGGCCGACTTCATCGGCGGCGGGATGCAGGCGGGGCGCGGGCTCGTCAAGCCGGTGCCGGCCGGCACGACCTACGGGTGGAGCGAGTTCCGCGGCCAGTACAACGCCAGCGCCGCGCTCGTGTGGCAGCTCGACGCCCTCGGCGCCGGCAACGCGGCGACCGTCCGCCAGCGCCGCGCCGTGTTCGAGGCGGCGCAGTACCGCGTCGCCGAAGTCCGCGCCGCGGTGTCGGCGGAAGTGGCCGAGTCCGCCCGCACCGCAGCCGCGCGGTACGACGCGCTCCTCGCCGCACAGGAAGCGGTCCGCGAGGCGACCGAGATGGGTCGGAAGTTCCGCGAGGCGGCGTACGGCGCCGACGGGCCGAAGCGGCAGTTCGACGCGCTCGAGCCGCTGACCGGCATCCAGGCCCTGAACCAGGCGCGGACCCAGTACCTGCAAACCGTCATCGAGTTCAACCGCGCCCAGTACCGCCTGTTCACCGCCCTCGGGCAGCCGGCCGAGTCCTCGCTCGGCCGTGGCGTCGCGCAGCCGCTCACGGTGCCGGCCGTCCCTCCACCGCCGGAGCGCGGCGCTGTCCCCGTTCCCAAGAAGTAG